In one Heptranchias perlo isolate sHepPer1 chromosome 25, sHepPer1.hap1, whole genome shotgun sequence genomic region, the following are encoded:
- the LOC137342372 gene encoding uncharacterized protein — protein sequence MGTKFAPQYANIFMHKFEQDFFTAQDLQPTLYTRYIDDIFFLWTHGKESLKRLHDNINKFHPTIKLTMDYSSESVSFLDTRISIKDGHLSTSLYRKPTDNLTMLHFSSFHPNHVKEAIPYGQALRIHRVCSDEEERDGHLQTLKDALVRTGYDARLIDRQFRRATAKNRIDLLRRLTRDATNRVPFVVQYFPGAEKLRHVLRSLQHVINEDKHLAMAIPTPPLLAFKQPPNLKQTIVRSKLPSFQENSVHDATQPCHGNLCKTCQIIDTDTTITRDDTTHQVHGSYSCDSANVVYLIRCRKGCPRAWYIGETMQTLRQRMNGHRATIAKQEGSLPVGEHFSSHGHSSTDLRVSVLQGGLRDTRQRKIVEQKLIAKFRTHEDGLNRDLGFMSRYTLPHQRTNVICF from the coding sequence atggggaccaaattcgcaccccaatacgccaacattttcatgcacaagttcgagcaggacttcttcactgcacaagacctccaaccaacactatacaccagatacatcgacgacattttctttctatggacccacggcaaggaatcactaaagagactacacgataacatcaacaagttccatcccaccatcaagctcaccatggactactcctcagaatcagtttctttcttggacacacgaatctccatcaaagacgggcacctcagcacctcactctaccgcaagcccacggacaacctcacgatgctccacttttccagcttccaccctaaccacgtcaaagaggccatcccctatggacaggccctgcgaatacacagggtctgctcagacgaggaggaacgcgatggacacctacagacgctgaaagacgccctagtaagaacgggatatgacgctcgactcatcgatcgacagttccgacgggccacagcaaaaaatcgcatagacctcctcaggagactaacacgggacgcaaccaacagagtaccctttgtcgtccagtacttccccggagcggagaaactacgccatgttctccgcagccttcaacatgtcatcaatgaggacaaacacctcgctatggccatccccacacctccactactcgcctttaaacagccacccaacctcaaacagaccatcgttcgcagcaaactacctagctttcaagagaacagcgtccacgacgccacacaaccctgccacggtaacctctgcaagacatgccagatcatcgacacagataccaccatcacacgagatgacaccacccaccaggtgcatggttcatactcctgtgactcagccaacgttgtctacctcatacgttgcaggaaaggatgccccagagcatggtacattggcgagaccatgcagacgctgcgacaacggatgaacggacaccgcgcaacaatcgccaaacaggagggttccctcccagtcggggaacacttcagcagtcatggacattcatccaccgaccttcgggtaagcgtactccaaggcggccttcgagacacacgacaacgcaaaatcgtcgagcagaaattgatagccaagttccgcacccatgaggacggcctcaaccgggatcttgggttcatgtcacgctacacgttaccccaccagcgaacaaatgttatctgtttttaa